One Flavobacterium sp. 90 DNA segment encodes these proteins:
- a CDS encoding sigma 54-interacting transcriptional regulator, with protein MDKPNDQTAIIMKRLQEREKEQMLILSICSALSQALTKEELDIVVSNRLKEEFSFDDFILASADEKETEYHIFYHYLQKETAIKKYLINDGFFDLCLDSPDTVIFDLKTLDEKKNNFPDYISTVNNKGLKNGIGICLPYIKGNRNVLFLFFKNPNIFSRESNRIIRGIGMQLSITLRNIILSQEYESKISAIKSLNIKTVEKEEEPITISSEGFYGIVGNSNAMQNVYELISQVAASQSTVLISGETGTGKELVASAIHNLSLASNKKMIKVNCASIPENLIESELFGHEKGAFTGALESRIGKFEQAENSTIFLDEIGEMPLELQGKLLRVLQEKELERIGSNKIIKVNVRVIAATNRTLEKEVAEGRFRSDLYYRLNVFPIALPSLRERPEDIELLGNFFLEKHAAKIGKKVKGFSQKVLKSMVANEWPGNVRELENIVERSILFAKEEVIKEMSFPKLFKTETTSETDFHIKTLQEIEKEHILKVVKKCNGRISGPQGAAVLLGLPSTTLMSRMQKLGIKKEHSAK; from the coding sequence ATGGATAAGCCAAATGACCAAACTGCAATTATAATGAAGCGATTGCAGGAACGAGAAAAAGAACAAATGCTGATTTTGTCAATTTGTAGTGCGCTTTCTCAGGCTTTAACAAAAGAAGAATTGGATATCGTAGTAAGTAACAGGCTTAAAGAAGAATTTTCTTTTGATGATTTTATTTTGGCTTCCGCCGATGAAAAAGAAACGGAATATCATATTTTCTATCACTATTTACAGAAGGAAACAGCAATAAAAAAGTACCTGATTAATGATGGTTTTTTTGATCTCTGTCTGGATTCTCCAGATACCGTTATTTTTGACCTAAAGACTTTAGACGAAAAAAAGAATAATTTTCCGGATTATATTTCTACGGTTAATAATAAAGGTCTTAAAAACGGAATAGGAATCTGTCTTCCATATATTAAAGGAAATAGAAATGTACTTTTCCTGTTCTTTAAAAACCCGAATATTTTTAGCAGAGAATCAAACCGAATCATTAGAGGAATTGGAATGCAGCTTTCTATAACTCTGAGAAATATTATTTTGAGTCAGGAATATGAAAGCAAAATCAGCGCGATTAAAAGTCTAAATATAAAGACTGTTGAAAAGGAAGAAGAACCGATAACCATAAGTAGTGAAGGCTTTTACGGAATTGTTGGAAACAGTAATGCCATGCAAAACGTTTACGAGCTTATTTCGCAAGTTGCAGCTTCTCAATCGACGGTTTTGATTTCTGGCGAAACGGGAACCGGAAAAGAACTTGTGGCGAGTGCGATTCATAATTTGTCTTTGGCTTCGAATAAAAAAATGATCAAAGTAAATTGCGCATCGATTCCCGAAAATCTTATCGAAAGTGAATTATTCGGACATGAAAAAGGTGCTTTTACAGGAGCATTAGAATCCAGAATCGGTAAATTTGAACAAGCTGAAAATAGTACAATTTTTTTGGATGAAATAGGAGAGATGCCTTTAGAATTGCAAGGAAAATTACTTCGTGTGCTTCAGGAAAAAGAATTGGAAAGAATAGGAAGTAATAAAATCATAAAAGTAAATGTTCGCGTTATTGCGGCAACAAACAGAACATTAGAAAAAGAAGTTGCCGAAGGTCGTTTTAGAAGTGATTTGTATTATCGCTTAAATGTGTTTCCAATCGCATTGCCTTCGTTGCGGGAACGCCCGGAAGATATTGAACTTTTAGGGAATTTTTTCTTAGAAAAACATGCTGCAAAAATCGGAAAGAAAGTAAAAGGTTTTTCTCAAAAAGTATTGAAAAGCATGGTCGCAAATGAATGGCCGGGAAATGTGCGCGAATTAGAAAATATAGTCGAAAGAAGTATTTTATTTGCTAAAGAAGAAGTAATAAAAGAAATGAGTTTTCCGAAGCTTTTTAAAACCGAAACAACTTCTGAAACTGATTTTCATATCAAAACATTACAGGAAATAGAGAAGGAGCATATTTTGAAAGTAGTGAAAAAATGCAACGGAAGAATCTCTGGACCACAAGGCGCAGCAGTTTTATTAGGTTTGCCTTCAACAACTTTGATGTCGAGAATGCAGAAATTAGGCATTAAAAAAGAACATTCTGCAAAATGA
- a CDS encoding TMEM175 family protein: protein MEKETVRIENFSDAVFAIAITLLVLDLHAPDANAIKNGAELLAFLKGEWTSYLAFTLSFFSIFIMWVNHHKIFKQIYSRNTAIMFANGLILFLVTLVSYPTALLARFFEGDASNIAVAIYTGIFVLINLSYNLLWFTASSNKKLLRPEITNSAIKKIRNNYLYGLPTYLIAFGISFQYPSFALIISMGLLIFWAISSGKIKMIQE, encoded by the coding sequence ATGGAAAAAGAAACCGTAAGAATAGAAAATTTCAGCGATGCCGTATTCGCCATTGCCATTACGCTTTTGGTTTTGGATCTTCATGCGCCAGACGCCAATGCGATCAAAAATGGCGCTGAATTATTGGCTTTTTTAAAAGGAGAATGGACATCGTATCTTGCTTTTACGCTTTCTTTTTTCAGTATTTTTATCATGTGGGTGAATCATCACAAGATTTTCAAACAAATTTACAGCCGCAACACTGCGATTATGTTTGCAAACGGATTGATTCTCTTTTTGGTAACGCTTGTTTCTTATCCAACGGCTTTATTGGCGCGTTTTTTTGAAGGCGACGCATCTAATATTGCAGTTGCAATCTATACAGGAATCTTCGTTTTAATCAATCTTTCATACAATTTATTGTGGTTTACAGCAAGCAGCAATAAGAAACTTTTACGTCCTGAAATTACAAATTCGGCTATAAAAAAAATCCGAAACAATTATTTATACGGATTACCAACTTACTTAATTGCTTTTGGTATTTCATTTCAATACCCTTCATTTGCATTGATTATCAGTATGGGATTGTTGATTTTTTGGGCAATTTCTTCCGGAAAAATAAAAATGATTCAGGAATAA
- a CDS encoding dienelactone hydrolase family protein, with protein sequence MNTEILTDGIPLNEAKKALIMIHGRGAGAHDILSIAKHLNVSDFALVAPQAENRTWYPYSFLVPIEENEPSFSKSLDAIHQVVLAVQQNGIEKENIYFLGFSQGACLVLEFTARNAAKYGGVVAFTGGLIGDKVYENHYSGNFENTPIFIGTSDPDFHVPVERVNETEALLEKLGADVTKKIYPNMGHTISQDEVDCANALIFSKK encoded by the coding sequence ATGAATACAGAAATTTTAACCGACGGTATTCCTTTAAATGAAGCAAAAAAAGCCTTAATCATGATTCATGGTCGTGGCGCTGGAGCTCATGATATTCTCTCGATTGCAAAACATCTTAATGTTTCGGATTTTGCATTGGTTGCGCCTCAGGCAGAAAACAGAACCTGGTATCCGTATTCGTTTTTAGTGCCAATTGAAGAGAATGAACCTTCTTTTTCAAAATCATTAGATGCTATTCATCAGGTTGTTCTGGCTGTTCAGCAAAACGGAATCGAAAAGGAAAATATTTATTTCCTTGGTTTCTCACAAGGTGCTTGTCTGGTTCTGGAATTTACAGCTAGAAATGCTGCAAAATATGGCGGTGTCGTTGCTTTTACAGGCGGTCTTATTGGCGATAAAGTCTATGAAAACCATTACTCCGGAAATTTTGAAAACACACCAATTTTCATCGGAACAAGTGATCCTGATTTTCATGTTCCGGTCGAAAGAGTAAACGAAACCGAAGCACTTCTTGAAAAATTAGGTGCAGACGTTACTAAAAAAATCTATCCGAATATGGGGCATACTATCAGTCAGGATGAAGTAGATTGTGCAAATGCGCTTATTTTTTCTAAGAAATAA
- a CDS encoding GNAT family N-acetyltransferase produces METIKLELDEKKHGAFNLYVEDKKLGEMTVSIKDDLLTVYHTGVEPEAEGKGYAKKLLEEMVSYVRANNMMVLALCPYVHAQFKRHPDEYADIWKK; encoded by the coding sequence ATGGAAACAATAAAATTAGAATTAGACGAAAAAAAACACGGCGCTTTTAATCTTTATGTAGAAGACAAAAAGCTTGGCGAAATGACCGTAAGCATCAAAGATGATTTACTAACCGTTTACCATACTGGTGTTGAACCGGAAGCCGAAGGAAAAGGTTATGCAAAGAAACTTCTGGAAGAAATGGTTTCTTATGTTCGCGCCAATAATATGATGGTTTTGGCACTTTGCCCTTATGTTCATGCGCAATTCAAAAGACATCCGGATGAATATGCAGATATCTGGAAGAAGTAA
- a CDS encoding sigma-54 dependent transcriptional regulator, with protein MKEKILIVEDEFIVANDLKIMLLKAGYQIVGIASSVVQARKLIEDKKPDWVLLDIMLKGDLTGIDLAWELREIQLPFLYISANTNQSTLEAVKATHPYGFMVKPFRERDLIVMLDIAKYRYDQERGTLAEKSVDNEDQEIEGIIGNSELLKDVIEKIKIVAPAETSVLILGESGTGKERAAHSIHELSAHKSNAIVIVNCAALPHSLIESELFGHEKGAFTGANSLRIGKFEQADNGTIFLDEIGELPLDSQVKLLRVLQEKEIQRLGGNKTIKINVRIVAATNRSLEKEVAEGRFRLDLYYRLNVFPIQLPTLKERKEDIEALANYFLKKYATSSRKNVNSISSTALEQLKGYEWPGNIRELEHLIERNVLLAKTNEIEKFDLPTNTSNPLESNNGKMLSMEEMEKEHIMNALKICDGKVSGSGGAAELLKIQPQTLFSKMKKLGIKQGYN; from the coding sequence ATGAAGGAGAAAATTCTAATTGTTGAAGATGAATTTATAGTTGCAAATGATCTAAAAATCATGTTGCTAAAAGCGGGTTATCAAATAGTTGGCATTGCTTCTTCTGTGGTTCAGGCCCGAAAATTAATCGAAGACAAAAAACCGGATTGGGTTTTGCTTGACATTATGCTCAAAGGCGACCTTACGGGAATTGACCTTGCTTGGGAACTCCGCGAAATACAACTGCCGTTTCTATATATTTCTGCCAATACCAACCAATCTACTCTTGAAGCGGTAAAAGCAACGCATCCGTATGGTTTTATGGTAAAACCGTTTAGAGAAAGAGATCTTATCGTAATGCTGGACATTGCAAAATATAGATACGATCAGGAAAGAGGAACATTAGCAGAAAAATCAGTTGATAACGAAGATCAGGAAATTGAAGGGATTATTGGTAATAGTGAACTTTTGAAAGATGTAATCGAAAAAATAAAAATTGTAGCTCCAGCCGAAACTTCTGTATTGATTCTTGGCGAAAGCGGTACAGGAAAAGAAAGAGCGGCACATTCTATACATGAATTATCAGCACATAAATCAAATGCAATTGTAATTGTAAATTGTGCTGCTTTACCACATTCTCTAATAGAATCGGAACTTTTCGGACATGAAAAAGGTGCTTTTACTGGCGCTAATTCTTTACGAATCGGAAAGTTTGAACAAGCTGATAACGGAACTATTTTTCTGGACGAAATTGGCGAATTACCGCTTGATTCTCAGGTAAAACTATTACGCGTTTTACAAGAAAAAGAAATTCAGCGACTTGGGGGAAATAAAACCATTAAAATCAATGTTCGAATTGTTGCAGCAACCAACAGATCACTCGAAAAAGAAGTTGCGGAAGGACGTTTCAGGCTTGATTTATACTATCGTTTAAATGTATTTCCGATTCAATTGCCGACTCTAAAAGAACGAAAAGAAGATATTGAAGCTCTTGCAAACTACTTTTTAAAGAAATACGCAACAAGTTCACGGAAAAATGTCAACAGTATTAGTTCAACAGCTTTAGAACAATTAAAAGGATATGAATGGCCGGGAAATATTCGGGAATTAGAACATTTAATAGAAAGAAATGTGCTTCTCGCTAAAACAAACGAAATTGAAAAATTTGATCTTCCAACAAATACTTCAAACCCGTTAGAAAGTAATAACGGCAAAATGTTATCGATGGAAGAAATGGAAAAAGAGCATATCATGAATGCGCTTAAAATTTGTGACGGAAAAGTTTCGGGTTCCGGCGGTGCGGCAGAACTCTTGAAAATTCAACCACAGACTTTGTTTTCAAAAATGAAAAAATTAGGTATAAAACAAGGATATAATTAA
- a CDS encoding histidine kinase dimerization/phosphoacceptor domain -containing protein — protein sequence MNKTPHLAIKIHQCTLYTIVAFLFLSMQVIAQSKQDPDQLKKKIAAAKSDNQKVEMLLALSSYYLTKPGELKADLDSANNLNFEAKKLSNTLGYKLGKGKVILLEAQIDREKGDSKNGLKKTNEALNYSVKNNLPLLTADVYRELCAYKGYETGDFEEKIKYLEIAIPLYKKGKALKKEADALKDLADYYGIIEDHQKALELLENAVAIYKSIGFKELQGVYTLMSDNYGILQNTQLSLQYALMAEKIAEEVHDTSYQLCTIYNHLGLAYYDLLKYDLAFSNFEKALNIALENKNVGDINTITYNLASLYCQQKNYRGALRTLKRTEKDYPPQDEITQIRQRFIFVVSYSMLKQITNAKPYYEQLLKDYQKSDAGLAYKLTAIIIYLQQSGQVEKTYAYIEKFKEFAKKSNKLILFSQIELLSFQSDHASKKYESAIKHLQKHQLLRDSIFNVEKLKTSAALQVQFETEKKDKNIKLLTEQGKLQEIKIHNDKVLRNVFIGGVLVLILFIALLYNSFRIKKKKNEELEIKRQQINEQNELNKKMLIEKEWLLKEIHHRVKNNLQIVISLLNTQSAYLDNEDALMAIQNSQHRMHAMSLIHQKLYQSDNLANIDMSWYIYELISYMRECFDTDTKINFVLDTEKVYLDVAQAVPLGLIINEAINNAIKYAFPLDKKGEVIISLKNIENRDYKLLIADNGVGLPKDFEDTERDSLGMNLMMGLTDQIDGTFEMKNDNGLKITITFTRNTEFEGSTDNAEII from the coding sequence ATGAATAAAACTCCCCATTTAGCAATCAAAATCCACCAATGCACTCTATATACTATAGTTGCGTTTTTGTTCCTGAGCATGCAAGTAATTGCACAGTCAAAACAAGACCCTGATCAATTAAAAAAGAAAATAGCTGCGGCTAAAAGTGACAACCAAAAAGTGGAAATGCTTTTGGCTTTAAGCAGTTATTATCTAACCAAACCAGGCGAGCTTAAAGCAGATCTTGATAGTGCAAATAATTTAAATTTTGAAGCAAAAAAACTAAGCAATACTTTGGGTTATAAACTCGGAAAAGGAAAAGTAATTCTTTTAGAGGCTCAGATTGACAGAGAAAAAGGAGATTCTAAAAACGGATTAAAAAAGACGAATGAAGCACTCAACTATTCTGTAAAAAATAATTTACCACTCCTTACAGCAGATGTTTACAGAGAACTTTGTGCTTATAAAGGCTATGAAACCGGGGATTTTGAAGAAAAAATAAAATATCTCGAAATCGCAATTCCGCTTTATAAAAAAGGTAAAGCCTTAAAAAAAGAAGCAGATGCCTTAAAAGACCTTGCTGATTATTATGGTATTATAGAAGACCACCAAAAAGCATTAGAACTTTTAGAAAATGCCGTTGCTATTTATAAATCCATAGGTTTTAAAGAACTTCAGGGAGTTTATACCTTAATGTCTGATAATTACGGAATATTACAAAATACACAATTATCGCTACAATATGCATTAATGGCAGAAAAAATAGCCGAAGAAGTTCATGATACAAGTTATCAACTTTGTACAATTTACAATCATCTTGGGCTTGCTTATTATGATCTTCTGAAATATGATTTGGCATTTTCTAATTTTGAAAAAGCACTAAATATTGCGTTAGAGAATAAAAATGTAGGCGATATCAATACGATAACCTATAATCTGGCATCGTTGTATTGCCAGCAAAAAAATTATCGCGGAGCATTACGTACACTAAAACGAACTGAAAAAGATTATCCGCCACAAGATGAAATCACACAAATAAGACAGCGTTTTATATTTGTAGTAAGCTATTCGATGCTCAAACAAATTACAAATGCAAAACCTTATTACGAACAATTATTAAAAGATTATCAAAAATCTGATGCAGGTTTGGCTTATAAATTAACGGCAATTATCATTTATTTACAACAATCCGGTCAGGTCGAAAAAACGTACGCTTACATTGAAAAATTTAAAGAATTTGCCAAAAAATCAAACAAGCTAATTCTATTTTCGCAAATCGAACTTTTGTCTTTTCAATCTGATCATGCCAGTAAAAAATACGAATCTGCGATAAAACATTTGCAAAAGCATCAACTTTTAAGAGATTCTATTTTTAATGTCGAAAAGCTAAAAACGTCTGCAGCATTACAAGTTCAATTTGAAACAGAAAAAAAAGATAAAAACATAAAACTTCTCACAGAACAGGGGAAATTACAAGAAATAAAAATTCATAATGATAAAGTACTTCGTAATGTTTTTATAGGCGGAGTTTTGGTTTTAATCCTTTTTATAGCGCTTTTATACAACAGTTTTAGAATAAAAAAGAAAAAAAACGAAGAATTAGAAATCAAACGTCAGCAGATTAATGAGCAAAACGAACTGAACAAAAAAATGCTGATCGAGAAAGAATGGCTTTTAAAAGAAATTCATCATCGTGTAAAAAATAATCTTCAGATTGTGATTAGTTTATTAAACACACAATCGGCGTATTTAGATAACGAAGACGCGTTAATGGCGATTCAAAACAGCCAACACAGAATGCACGCGATGTCATTGATTCATCAAAAACTGTATCAATCTGATAATCTGGCAAATATTGATATGTCTTGGTATATTTATGAACTCATTAGTTATATGAGAGAATGTTTTGATACGGATACCAAAATTAACTTTGTACTTGATACAGAAAAAGTTTATCTTGATGTTGCTCAAGCAGTTCCGCTTGGTTTAATTATAAATGAAGCGATAAATAATGCGATAAAATATGCTTTTCCTCTAGACAAAAAAGGAGAAGTAATTATAAGCCTTAAAAATATAGAAAACAGGGATTACAAACTTTTGATTGCAGACAATGGTGTTGGACTTCCTAAAGATTTTGAAGATACTGAAAGAGATTCACTTGGTATGAATTTAATGATGGGGTTAACCGATCAGATTGACGGAACTTTTGAGATGAAAAATGATAATGGTTTAAAAATCACTATTACATTTACAAGAAACACCGAATTTGAGGGATCAACTGATAATGCTGAAATTATATAA
- a CDS encoding YoaK family protein, which yields MEIQKNIWYVTLLLTIIAGYCDTVTFVAADSIFSAHVTGNFIVFAYQIIKGSDVHAWIKLLTFPVFIMAVITGGRIALKNTNHYTILFWEGIVLVLSGIASYAFGFLEIFSEWTIYAIAMATVFAMGLQNAFGKLYAKETHGPTTMMTGNVTQASLDLGNLLKNGLKDAEILLSFKKQVVTIMGFLTGCFLGAIAGKFFGLGTLIIPGIAMLICYHYHREK from the coding sequence ATGGAAATACAAAAAAACATTTGGTACGTAACCCTGCTTTTAACCATCATAGCAGGGTATTGCGATACGGTAACATTTGTGGCGGCAGATTCTATATTTTCGGCACACGTTACAGGCAACTTTATTGTCTTTGCTTATCAGATCATTAAAGGTTCTGATGTACATGCCTGGATCAAATTACTAACCTTTCCAGTATTTATTATGGCTGTTATTACTGGAGGAAGAATTGCATTAAAAAACACAAATCATTATACAATTTTGTTTTGGGAAGGTATCGTATTGGTTTTAAGCGGAATTGCTTCTTATGCTTTTGGTTTTTTAGAAATTTTTTCTGAATGGACGATTTACGCAATCGCAATGGCAACCGTTTTTGCAATGGGACTTCAGAATGCTTTTGGAAAATTATATGCTAAAGAAACGCATGGACCAACAACTATGATGACCGGAAACGTAACACAAGCTTCTCTTGATTTAGGAAACCTATTAAAAAATGGCTTAAAAGATGCTGAAATTCTACTAAGTTTTAAGAAACAAGTAGTTACTATTATGGGATTTTTGACAGGTTGTTTTTTAGGCGCAATTGCAGGAAAGTTTTTTGGTTTAGGAACGCTGATTATTCCCGGAATTGCTATGCTGATATGTTACCATTATCACCGCGAAAAATAA
- a CDS encoding DNA starvation/stationary phase protection protein: MKANIGIKQESITKVVDVLTKVLADEFVLYTKTKKAHWNVEGPDFYNKHIFFQQQYEALDEIVDAVAERIRTLGHYAPGTLKEYLALTHLTEESREKNDSAGYIKELLLDHESILIHLRENINNFAAELHDAGTSDYITGLLENHEKMAWMLRAHLK, encoded by the coding sequence ATGAAAGCAAACATCGGAATTAAACAAGAAAGCATCACAAAAGTTGTAGATGTATTGACAAAAGTTTTGGCTGACGAATTTGTACTTTATACCAAAACAAAAAAAGCACACTGGAATGTAGAAGGTCCGGATTTCTATAACAAACACATCTTCTTTCAGCAACAATATGAAGCACTTGACGAAATTGTAGATGCAGTTGCAGAAAGAATCAGAACTCTTGGTCATTATGCACCAGGAACTTTAAAAGAATATTTGGCACTGACACATCTTACAGAAGAATCAAGAGAGAAAAACGACAGTGCAGGTTATATCAAAGAATTGCTTTTAGACCATGAAAGTATTTTGATACACTTACGTGAAAACATCAATAATTTTGCTGCCGAACTTCACGATGCCGGAACCAGCGATTATATCACAGGATTATTAGAAAATCACGAAAAAATGGCATGGATGCTTCGTGCTCACCTTAAATAA
- a CDS encoding DoxX family protein, whose amino-acid sequence MIEIIKQILHSDLGTSFNNAALLAFRVLLAVELFRVHGMKKFRVENGQREHVPNPLHLPEKLNGLVATFSDTVVPFLIILGIGTRLVVLPTIGVTAVGYFVVHRKDSLEVRDVPYMYTLSLLLILALGAGKYSLDYYLLNSLN is encoded by the coding sequence ATGATCGAAATTATCAAACAAATCCTTCACTCAGATTTAGGAACATCATTCAACAATGCGGCACTTTTAGCGTTTAGAGTATTACTTGCGGTTGAGCTATTCAGAGTACACGGAATGAAGAAATTCAGAGTTGAAAATGGACAAAGAGAACACGTTCCAAATCCTTTGCATTTACCGGAAAAACTAAACGGATTAGTCGCTACTTTTTCTGATACTGTAGTTCCGTTTCTAATCATTTTAGGCATTGGAACCCGACTTGTTGTCTTGCCAACTATTGGCGTTACAGCCGTAGGATATTTTGTAGTACACAGAAAAGATTCACTCGAAGTGCGCGACGTTCCCTACATGTACACGTTGTCTTTATTATTAATTCTTGCGCTTGGAGCAGGAAAATATTCACTTGATTATTATTTATTAAACTCTTTGAATTAA
- a CDS encoding amidohydrolase, with protein MKADLILFNGKIHSFNAETPNVTAVAIKDGKFIAVGNDSNVMEFASEETKIIDLQNKRVVPGINDSHIHLIRGGLNYNLELRWDGVPSLADALRMLKEQVDRTPNPQWVRVVGGWSEFQFAERRMPTLQEINAISPETPVFILHLYDRAIMNRAALKAVGYTKNTPAPPGGQIERDSNGEPTGLIIATPNAMILYSTLAKGPTLSYEHQINSTRHFMKELNRFGITSVIDAGGGFQNFPDDYKVVNELNEKKQLTVRIAYNLFTQKPKHEFEDFEDWIDTVKLYQGDDMYRHNGAGEMLVFSAADFEDFLQPRPDLPENMEAELEKVVRLLVENRWPFRLHATYNESITRFLNVFEKINQEIPFNGLPWIFDHAETIDERNIERVKNLGGGIAVQSRMAYQGEYFTDRYGAKAAENTPPIKKMLEMEVPVGGGSDATRVSSYNPWVSMYWMTVGKTVGGLQLYNESRLSRETALELYTRGSAWFSQEQAKKGDIKVGMFADLVVLDTDYFSIPDEDIKKIEADLTIVDGKIVYANGDFSSFSPPHIPILPDWSPTNIYNGYPAKSNLQSIIEKNSKADAKPSLTSQIHSCSGSCDVHAHSHDIARMSNVPVNNYNAFWGALGCSCFAF; from the coding sequence ATGAAAGCAGATCTAATTTTATTCAACGGTAAAATTCATAGTTTCAATGCCGAAACGCCAAATGTTACCGCAGTTGCTATTAAAGACGGAAAATTTATTGCAGTTGGAAACGACAGCAACGTTATGGAATTTGCAAGTGAAGAAACCAAAATAATCGACCTTCAAAATAAACGAGTGGTTCCGGGAATCAACGATTCGCACATTCACCTTATTCGTGGCGGTTTAAATTATAATCTGGAATTGCGTTGGGATGGCGTTCCTTCTCTTGCAGATGCACTTCGAATGTTAAAAGAACAAGTCGATCGCACACCAAATCCGCAATGGGTTCGTGTCGTTGGAGGTTGGTCAGAATTTCAATTTGCTGAACGCAGAATGCCAACTTTACAGGAAATCAATGCAATTTCGCCTGAAACTCCTGTTTTTATTCTGCATTTGTACGACAGAGCAATTATGAACAGAGCCGCGTTAAAAGCCGTTGGTTATACAAAAAACACGCCTGCACCTCCCGGAGGACAAATTGAGCGTGATTCAAATGGCGAACCAACCGGACTTATTATCGCTACTCCAAACGCCATGATTTTGTATTCGACTTTGGCAAAAGGTCCAACGCTTTCCTATGAGCATCAAATCAATTCAACGCGTCACTTCATGAAAGAGTTGAACCGTTTCGGGATTACAAGTGTTATCGATGCCGGAGGTGGTTTTCAGAATTTTCCCGATGATTATAAAGTCGTAAACGAACTAAACGAAAAGAAACAATTAACGGTAAGAATCGCTTATAATCTTTTTACCCAAAAGCCAAAACACGAATTCGAAGATTTTGAAGATTGGATTGATACCGTAAAATTGTATCAGGGCGATGATATGTATCGCCATAATGGAGCCGGAGAAATGTTAGTTTTTTCTGCTGCTGATTTTGAAGATTTCCTTCAGCCAAGACCGGATCTTCCTGAAAATATGGAAGCCGAATTGGAAAAAGTAGTGCGTCTTTTGGTCGAAAATCGTTGGCCTTTCAGACTTCATGCTACTTATAACGAAAGCATAACAAGGTTTTTGAATGTATTCGAAAAAATCAATCAGGAAATTCCGTTTAATGGATTACCGTGGATTTTTGATCACGCCGAAACTATTGATGAAAGAAACATAGAACGTGTCAAAAATTTAGGCGGCGGAATCGCAGTTCAAAGCCGAATGGCGTATCAAGGTGAATATTTCACAGACAGATATGGCGCAAAAGCAGCTGAAAATACACCGCCAATTAAAAAAATGCTTGAAATGGAAGTTCCTGTTGGCGGAGGTTCTGACGCTACAAGAGTAAGCAGTTACAATCCATGGGTTTCAATGTATTGGATGACGGTTGGAAAAACAGTTGGAGGTTTGCAATTGTATAACGAAAGCAGATTAAGTAGAGAAACCGCTTTAGAATTATATACCAGAGGAAGCGCGTGGTTTTCGCAAGAACAAGCCAAAAAAGGAGATATCAAAGTTGGAATGTTTGCTGATTTAGTCGTTTTAGACACTGATTATTTTTCTATTCCTGATGAAGACATTAAAAAAATTGAAGCTGATTTAACCATTGTCGACGGAAAAATTGTGTATGCAAACGGAGATTTCTCCTCCTTCTCACCGCCACATATTCCGATTTTGCCGGATTGGTCGCCAACGAATATTTACAACGGATATCCAGCCAAAAGTAATTTGCAAAGCATAATCGAAAAGAACTCAAAAGCAGATGCAAAACCAAGTCTGACTTCTCAAATACACAGTTGCTCAGGAAGCTGTGATGTTCATGCTCACAGTCATGATATTGCCAGAATGAGCAACGTGCCGGTAAATAACTATAATGCATTTTGGGGCGCTTTGGGCTGTTCCTGTTTTGCTTTTTAA